The proteins below are encoded in one region of Deltaproteobacteria bacterium:
- a CDS encoding antibiotic biosynthesis monooxygenase, whose amino-acid sequence RCDCCQNVDNENELCLLEEWDTQESLLSHLKSERFKVLRGAMNLLKEPYKMMFHTMFHPEGLKELLCQRP is encoded by the coding sequence GCGCTGTGACTGTTGCCAGAATGTGGATAACGAAAATGAACTCTGTCTTCTTGAGGAATGGGATACCCAGGAGAGCCTTTTGAGTCATTTGAAGTCGGAGCGATTTAAGGTGCTCCGGGGAGCGATGAATCTGCTCAAAGAACCCTATAAAATGATGTTCCACACTATGTTCCATCCGGAGGGATTGAAGGAATTATTATGCCAACGACCATAA